In the Klebsiella aerogenes KCTC 2190 genome, one interval contains:
- the zntB gene encoding zinc transporter ZntB has translation MDAIKGSELKVPDAIFAWVLDGQGGVKPLADDDIIDKSSPCWLHLNYTHTDSADWLAATPLLPNNVRDALAGESTRPRVTRIGDGALITLRCINGSTDERPDQLVAMRLYMDERLIVSTRQRKVLALDDVLGDLQEGNGPTDCGSWLVEICDALTDHASEFIEQLHDRIIDLEDDLLDQQVPPRGFLALLRKQLIVMRRYMAPQRDVYARLASERLPWMSDDHRRRMQDIADRLGRGLDEIDSCIARTAIMSDEIAQIMQESLSRRTYTMSLMAMVFLPSTFLTGLFGVNLGGIPGNSWHLGFSIFCVMLVVLIGGVTWWLHRSKWL, from the coding sequence GTGGACGCGATTAAGGGCTCGGAGCTGAAAGTGCCGGACGCCATCTTTGCATGGGTGCTCGACGGGCAGGGCGGCGTAAAGCCGCTGGCTGATGACGATATTATCGATAAGAGCAGTCCCTGCTGGCTACATCTTAATTATACCCATACCGATAGCGCCGACTGGTTAGCCGCTACGCCGTTGTTACCGAATAATGTTCGCGACGCGCTGGCCGGTGAAAGCACTCGTCCGCGCGTGACGCGCATCGGCGATGGCGCGCTGATTACCTTGCGTTGTATCAACGGCAGCACCGATGAACGCCCCGATCAACTGGTGGCGATGCGACTGTATATGGACGAGCGGCTAATCGTTTCCACCCGTCAGCGTAAGGTGCTGGCGCTGGATGATGTGCTGGGGGATCTGCAGGAAGGCAATGGGCCGACGGATTGCGGCAGCTGGCTGGTGGAAATTTGCGATGCGTTGACCGATCATGCCAGCGAGTTTATTGAACAGCTGCACGACCGGATTATCGACCTTGAAGATGACCTGCTTGATCAACAGGTGCCGCCGCGCGGTTTTCTGGCGCTACTGCGAAAGCAGCTTATCGTCATGCGCCGCTATATGGCTCCGCAGCGCGATGTTTACGCCCGCCTTGCCAGTGAGCGTCTGCCGTGGATGAGTGACGATCACCGTCGGCGGATGCAGGATATTGCCGACCGTCTTGGCCGCGGTCTTGACGAGATTGACAGCTGCATTGCCCGCACGGCAATCATGAGCGATGAAATCGCACAGATCATGCAGGAGTCGCTGTCGCGGCGGACTTACACGATGTCATTGATGGCGATGGTTTTTTTGCCCAGCACCTTCCTGACCGGTCTGTTTGGCGTCAACCTTGGCGGTATTCCTGGCAACAGCTGGCATCTTGGCTTTTCGATATTTTGCGTAATGTTAGTTGTTCTAATCGGTGGTGTTACCTGGTGGTTACATCGTAGTAAATGGTTGTAA
- a CDS encoding GNAT family N-acetyltransferase yields the protein MNIYQAQPQDVDTILPLYLAYRRFYQVEENLGQAREFILKRLQLNESVIFFAEVDGKAVGFTQLYPLFCSLEMKRIWLLYDLYVDESARQHGVAQQLIARAEQLAKESDSAFIMLSTATDNTKAQALYERSGFVRDTDFYVYNKMLK from the coding sequence ATGAATATTTATCAAGCCCAGCCCCAGGATGTCGATACCATCCTGCCGCTGTATCTCGCCTATCGACGTTTCTATCAGGTCGAAGAAAATCTCGGCCAGGCGCGGGAGTTCATCCTTAAGCGCCTGCAACTGAATGAGTCGGTCATTTTCTTCGCAGAAGTGGACGGCAAAGCGGTGGGCTTTACCCAGCTCTATCCCCTGTTCTGCTCGCTGGAAATGAAGCGCATCTGGTTGCTTTACGATCTGTACGTTGATGAGTCTGCCCGCCAGCACGGCGTGGCACAGCAGCTGATTGCCCGTGCCGAACAGCTGGCAAAAGAGAGTGATTCCGCATTTATTATGCTCAGCACGGCAACCGATAATACTAAAGCGCAGGCGTTATACGAGCGTAGCGGCTTCGTACGTGATACGGATTTTTACGTCTATAACAAAATGCTCAAGTAA
- a CDS encoding ROK family protein, whose product MSNSVLCLDIGGSFIKSAVSPAPGQLVMPRQRAMPLSSWPAFVYAVQEIIAQYGDAISEQSPLALSCAGVVDVANDRILSSNIPPFAGIDITRSLQAELGRPVAMANDADCFTLAEARFGAAKDLPVVLGVILGSGIGGGIAINGNILYGNQGIGAEWGHGPITRTQLRGIELPRLACGCGQQGCLDTLGGAKGMQRLHQLLSGQALSSVEIVKQGMAGEETAAFTLEVWLELVSEPLAHTVNILGPHKIVAGGGLAGETALLARLDTALRAKILLKSAEPLLVAGQFSREGGLLGASVLGWEKF is encoded by the coding sequence ATGAGTAACAGCGTGCTGTGTCTGGATATTGGCGGCTCCTTTATTAAAAGCGCGGTTTCTCCGGCGCCGGGGCAACTTGTTATGCCGCGCCAGCGGGCGATGCCGCTAAGCTCCTGGCCCGCCTTCGTCTACGCTGTGCAGGAGATTATCGCGCAATATGGCGATGCGATTAGCGAACAGAGTCCACTGGCGCTCTCCTGCGCCGGAGTGGTGGATGTTGCCAACGATCGTATTCTGTCGAGCAACATTCCGCCGTTCGCCGGTATTGATATTACCCGTTCGCTGCAGGCTGAGCTCGGGCGCCCGGTGGCGATGGCTAATGATGCTGACTGTTTTACCTTAGCCGAGGCGCGTTTCGGCGCGGCAAAAGATCTGCCGGTGGTGTTGGGCGTGATCCTCGGCAGCGGGATCGGCGGGGGGATTGCCATCAACGGCAACATTCTCTACGGCAATCAGGGGATCGGCGCCGAGTGGGGGCACGGACCCATTACGCGCACTCAGCTGCGGGGAATTGAGTTGCCGCGGCTGGCCTGCGGCTGCGGACAGCAGGGCTGCCTCGATACGCTCGGCGGTGCAAAAGGGATGCAGCGGCTGCATCAACTGCTCAGCGGTCAGGCGCTAAGCAGTGTCGAGATCGTGAAGCAGGGTATGGCCGGAGAAGAGACGGCGGCGTTTACCCTTGAAGTATGGCTTGAGCTGGTGAGCGAACCATTGGCCCATACGGTGAACATTCTCGGGCCGCATAAAATCGTCGCCGGGGGCGGGCTGGCGGGTGAAACGGCGCTGCTGGCGCGCCTTGATACAGCATTGCGGGCAAAGATTCTGCTGAAGAGCGCTGAGCCACTACTGGTCGCCGGGCAATTTAGTCGCGAAGGGGGATTACTGGGGGCATCGGTGCTGGGCTGGGAAAAATTTTAG
- a CDS encoding ABC transporter permease encodes MSEISLAKSRSGVLSGLRWGMEHPSLTLGGIIVALIVVCALFAPWLSHYDPYAQDLLNILSAPSADHWLGTDDYGRDIFSRTIYGARISLIEVVVSVALSLLMGLPLGIIAALCGKSVDHLIMWVMDVIFAFPGIVLAILLVSVLGAGLMNMLLAIAIFSVPVYARLSRNLTLGIKNMEYMEAARALGIGYRRQIIHYILRNTLGPITVQATLTGGSVILAAASLSFLGMGVQPPMPEWGTMMSDGRNFLGISLGISLWPGLAIVFSVLGFNLLGDGLRDLMDSRL; translated from the coding sequence ATGTCGGAAATTTCACTCGCCAAATCGCGCAGCGGCGTTCTCAGCGGCCTGCGTTGGGGGATGGAACATCCCTCGCTGACCCTCGGCGGCATCATCGTCGCCTTAATCGTGGTATGTGCCCTCTTCGCGCCGTGGTTAAGCCACTACGATCCCTATGCGCAGGACCTGCTGAATATTCTCTCCGCGCCGTCGGCCGACCACTGGCTGGGCACCGATGACTATGGCCGCGATATCTTTTCCCGCACCATCTACGGCGCCAGGATCTCGCTGATTGAGGTGGTGGTCAGCGTGGCGCTGTCGCTACTGATGGGGCTACCTCTGGGCATTATCGCCGCCCTGTGCGGTAAAAGTGTCGACCACCTGATTATGTGGGTGATGGATGTCATTTTCGCTTTTCCCGGCATCGTGCTGGCTATCCTGCTGGTCAGCGTCCTCGGCGCAGGGTTGATGAATATGCTGCTGGCGATCGCTATCTTCTCGGTGCCGGTTTACGCGCGCCTCAGCCGTAACCTGACGTTGGGCATCAAGAATATGGAGTACATGGAAGCGGCACGGGCACTGGGAATTGGCTATCGCCGACAGATAATCCACTACATCCTGCGAAATACCCTGGGGCCGATTACCGTGCAGGCGACATTGACCGGCGGCTCGGTGATCCTCGCCGCGGCTTCGCTCTCCTTCCTCGGCATGGGCGTGCAACCGCCGATGCCGGAGTGGGGGACAATGATGAGCGACGGGCGTAACTTTCTGGGTATCAGCCTGGGGATTTCGCTGTGGCCGGGGCTGGCTATTGTCTTTTCGGTATTAGGCTTCAACCTTCTGGGCGATGGCCTGCGTGATTTAATGGATTCGCGCCTATGA